Proteins from one Microbacterium hatanonis genomic window:
- a CDS encoding aldose 1-epimerase family protein, which translates to MIADPTGRRFVLRRDDVIAEIAQVGGSLRALTVGGTDLVSRYADDLATPSASGVVLVPWPNRIRDGIWHDDGEIRRLAVTEPAFGNASHGLLRFSPYAADSEPTDRVTLRADVYPQTGYPFHLATAVTYALTATGVHATHDLTNVGTGSAPVAIGTHPFLEIGGVDTAELVIRSSGTSRLILDDQKIPVGEQPVDADTDLRDGRRIGDLSLDTAYRGLTRDADGRVRHTLTAPDGRVSTLWQGVGFEWAQVFTTDRYPARDLAVAIEPMTAPANAFNSGTDLRRLAPGETWTLEWGIELTV; encoded by the coding sequence ATGATCGCCGATCCGACCGGACGCCGTTTCGTCCTCCGCCGCGACGACGTCATCGCGGAGATCGCCCAGGTCGGTGGATCGCTGCGCGCCCTCACCGTCGGAGGCACCGACCTCGTCTCCCGATACGCCGACGACCTTGCGACGCCGTCGGCGTCGGGTGTCGTGCTCGTGCCGTGGCCGAACCGCATCCGCGACGGGATCTGGCACGACGACGGCGAGATCCGACGCCTCGCGGTGACCGAGCCGGCGTTCGGAAACGCCAGTCATGGCCTGCTGAGGTTCTCGCCCTACGCGGCCGATTCCGAGCCGACCGATCGGGTGACGCTCCGTGCCGACGTCTATCCGCAGACGGGCTACCCGTTCCATCTCGCCACCGCCGTGACCTACGCCCTCACCGCGACGGGAGTGCACGCGACGCACGATCTGACGAACGTGGGGACGGGATCCGCGCCCGTCGCGATCGGAACGCACCCGTTCCTGGAGATCGGTGGTGTCGACACCGCAGAACTCGTCATCCGCTCCAGCGGCACGAGCCGGCTCATCCTCGACGACCAGAAGATCCCGGTCGGCGAGCAACCCGTCGACGCCGACACCGATCTGCGCGATGGGCGGCGCATCGGAGACCTCTCCCTCGACACGGCCTACCGCGGGCTCACGCGCGACGCCGATGGACGCGTCCGCCACACCCTCACCGCGCCGGACGGACGGGTGTCGACCCTGTGGCAGGGAGTCGGGTTCGAGTGGGCCCAGGTCTTCACGACCGACCGCTACCCCGCCCGCGACCTGGCCGTCGCCATCGAGCCGATGACCGCGCCGGCGAACGCCTTCAACTCGGGCACCGACCTGCGCCGTCTCGCGCCCGGTGAGACATGGACCCTCGAGTGGGGCATCGAGCTGACCGTCTAG
- a CDS encoding DEAD/DEAH box helicase: MPKSKKPAGGRPAKNFEPRYGDKPAYQDRKRHGDGASASKPGSKSPSHRGYRAAETTEAAPKRRWTAQERAGRDESRGIRTQAGGTGRGDDRPRRSFDDRPPRSYDDRPARSSERPVRSYDDRPARSSDRPARSFEGRPARSFDDRPRRDDRPMRTDRVDRTERRTTGDARPSYRDDRPRRSFDDRPARSTERPARSFGDRPARDDRPARSFDDRPRRDARPARSFDERPARSTERPARSFGDRPARDDRPARSFDDGPRRSFDERPARSAERPARSFGDRPARDDRPARSFDDRPRRDDRRSEGPGRSDWSSAPKRSAQQEQHVDVVHERLQADAVDAATVTELGFAELGLGENIVRVLADLGASSPFPIQAATVAPILQGRDVLARGRTGSGKTIAFGAPLVESVLRAGAGTKRAFARAPRALILAPTRELALQIDSTVQPIARSVGLFTTQIYGGVPQGRQVGALRKGVDIVIGTPGRIEDLVEQGKLDLSEVKIVVLDEADHMCELGFLEPVQRILRHTAAGSQKLLFSATLDREVAALVDEFLVEPAVYEVAGEDQESGTIEHRVLVIDHRDKAEILVSLVDRAGKTLVFARTRAYAEMLAEQFDDAGISAVALHGDLNQAKRTRNLEKMTSGRVAVLVATDVAARGIHVDDIDLVVQADAPDEYKTYLHRSGRTGRAGRTGRVVTLIPRQRRRRMVEMLERAEIDAPFEDARPGDDLLEEIAGRQIANVTG; encoded by the coding sequence ATGCCCAAAAGCAAGAAGCCGGCCGGCGGCCGGCCCGCCAAGAACTTCGAACCGCGTTACGGCGACAAGCCCGCGTACCAGGATCGCAAGCGTCACGGCGACGGGGCCTCCGCCTCGAAGCCCGGCAGCAAGAGCCCGAGCCACCGCGGCTACCGCGCGGCCGAGACGACCGAGGCGGCCCCGAAGCGTCGCTGGACCGCGCAGGAGCGCGCCGGCCGCGACGAGTCGCGCGGCATCCGCACCCAGGCCGGCGGTACGGGTCGCGGCGACGACCGTCCGCGTCGCTCGTTCGACGACCGCCCGCCCCGTTCCTACGACGACCGCCCCGCGCGGTCCTCGGAACGCCCCGTCCGTTCCTACGACGATCGTCCCGCACGCTCGTCCGACCGCCCGGCCCGGTCGTTCGAGGGCCGTCCGGCTCGTTCGTTCGACGACCGTCCCCGCCGCGACGACCGCCCCATGCGCACCGACCGCGTCGACCGCACCGAGCGTCGCACCACCGGCGACGCGCGTCCGTCGTACCGCGACGACCGTCCCCGTCGTTCGTTCGATGACCGTCCCGCCCGTTCGACCGAGCGTCCGGCTCGTTCGTTCGGTGACCGTCCGGCTCGTGATGACCGTCCGGCTCGTTCGTTCGACGACCGTCCCCGCCGCGACGCCCGTCCGGCTCGTTCGTTCGACGAGCGTCCCGCCCGTTCGACCGAGCGTCCGGCTCGTTCGTTCGGTGACCGTCCGGCTCGTGATGACCGTCCGGCCCGTTCGTTCGACGACGGCCCCCGCCGCTCTTTCGACGAGCGTCCCGCCCGTTCGGCCGAGCGTCCGGCTCGTTCGTTCGGTGACCGTCCGGCTCGTGATGACCGTCCGGCTCGTTCGTTCGACGACCGTCCCCGCCGCGACGACCGTCGCTCCGAAGGGCCGGGTCGCTCCGATTGGTCCTCGGCGCCGAAGCGCAGCGCGCAGCAGGAGCAGCACGTCGACGTCGTGCACGAGCGACTCCAGGCCGACGCCGTCGACGCGGCGACCGTCACCGAGCTGGGCTTCGCGGAGCTCGGCCTGGGCGAGAACATCGTGCGGGTCCTCGCCGACCTCGGCGCCTCGAGCCCGTTCCCGATCCAGGCCGCGACCGTGGCTCCGATCCTCCAGGGCCGGGATGTCCTGGCTCGCGGACGCACCGGTTCGGGCAAGACGATCGCGTTCGGCGCCCCGCTCGTCGAGAGCGTGCTGCGCGCCGGCGCGGGAACGAAGCGGGCCTTCGCCCGTGCGCCTCGTGCGCTGATCCTCGCGCCGACCCGTGAACTCGCGCTGCAGATCGACAGCACGGTGCAGCCGATCGCGCGCAGCGTCGGACTCTTCACCACGCAGATCTACGGCGGTGTTCCCCAGGGTCGCCAGGTCGGGGCTCTTCGCAAGGGCGTCGACATCGTCATCGGAACCCCCGGGCGCATCGAAGACCTCGTGGAGCAGGGCAAGCTCGACCTCTCGGAGGTCAAGATCGTCGTTCTCGACGAGGCCGATCACATGTGCGAGCTCGGGTTCCTCGAGCCCGTGCAGCGGATTCTGCGCCACACCGCGGCCGGCAGCCAGAAGCTGCTCTTCTCGGCCACCCTCGACCGCGAGGTCGCCGCGCTCGTCGACGAGTTCCTCGTGGAGCCCGCCGTCTACGAGGTCGCCGGCGAAGACCAGGAGTCGGGAACGATCGAGCACCGTGTGCTCGTGATCGACCATCGCGACAAGGCCGAGATCCTCGTGTCGCTGGTCGACCGGGCCGGCAAGACGCTCGTCTTCGCCCGCACCCGTGCGTACGCCGAGATGCTCGCCGAGCAGTTCGACGACGCCGGGATCTCGGCCGTCGCGCTCCACGGCGATCTGAACCAGGCCAAGCGCACGCGCAACCTCGAGAAGATGACGTCGGGCCGCGTGGCGGTGCTCGTCGCGACCGACGTCGCGGCACGCGGCATCCACGTCGACGACATCGACCTCGTCGTCCAGGCCGACGCGCCGGACGAGTACAAGACCTACCTGCACCGCTCGGGCCGCACCGGCCGCGCGGGCCGGACGGGTCGGGTCGTGACGCTCATCCCGCGTCAGCGTCGTCGCCGCATGGTCGAGATGCTCGAGCGAGCCGAGATCGACGCGCCGTTCGAGGACGCCCGCCCCGGCGACGACCTCCTCGAAGAGATCGCCGGCCGCCAGATCGCGAACGTCACCGGCTGA